One Calliopsis andreniformis isolate RMS-2024a chromosome 9, iyCalAndr_principal, whole genome shotgun sequence genomic window carries:
- the Nt5b gene encoding 5' nucleotidase B isoform X2 gives MDVKSSSDCTSAVTMELENCNSHGDHENNTPTTPQYENDPSGTKKWYRQASQRIFVNRSLHLENIKFYGFDMDYTLAEYKSPQYEQLGFTLLKDRLVSLGYPQEIKAFEYDPSFPVRGLWFDTLYGNLLKVDAYGNILVCVHGFEFLKHSQVYELYPNKFLQLDESRVYVLNTLFNLPETYLLACLIDFFTNSPQYTREKTGVKEGELTMSFKSIFQDVRNAVDWIHLHGDLKSKTIENLDEYVKKDERLPMFLNRIRESGARVFLLTNSDYVFTDKIMTYLFDFPHGARPDEPHRNWKTYFDTIVVDARKPLFFGEGTILRQVDTKTGALKLGTHKGPLHTGEVYSGGSCDVFTELIGAKGKDVLYVGDHIFGDILKSKKIRGWRTFLIVPELVQELHVWTDKCQLFAELQNLDVMLGEMYKNLDSSTKEKPDISKLRAAIRDVTHKMDLSYGMMGSLFRSGSRQTFFSSQVVRYADLYAATFLNLIYYPFSYMFRAPAMLMPHESTVAHEQRFVMETPMISRSRTFKLVDEEEEPSRPTKTLFVDCPNNQIPHARPETPRNVTHTHDEDCSDEDSDSQKQANHVRSCSRNANCK, from the exons AATTTTTGTCAACCGTAGCCTTCATTTAGAAAATATCAAGTTCTATGGCTTTGATATGGACTACACTTTGGCAG AATACAAATCACCACAATATGAGCAACTGGGTTTCACATTGTTGAAGGATCGTCTAGTGTCTTTGGGATATCCCCAAGAAATTAAAGCATTTGAGTATGATCCTAGTTTCCCAGTGAGAGGGCTATGGTTTGACACTCTTTATGGGAATTTGTTGAAGGTGGATGCCTATGGAAACATCTTAGTCTGTGTTCATGGCTTTGAATTTTTGAAGCA TTCACAAGTATACGAGCTTTATCCAAATAAATTTTTACAATTGGACGAATCCAGGGTTTACGTGCTCAatacactcttcaatcttcctgaAACATATTTACTGGCGTGCCTGATAGACTTTTTTACTAACTCTCCTCAATACACGCGAGAGAAGACTGGAGTAAAAGAAGGAGAGCTTACAATGAGCTTTAAAAGTATATTTCAGGATGTTCGAAACGCAGTAGACTGGATACATCTTCATGGCGATCTCAAGAGTAAAACTATTGAAAATTTGGACGAATATGTGAAGAAGGACGAAAGATTACCCATGTTTCTTAATAGGATTCGAGAAAGCGGAGCAAGAGTGTTCCTTTTAACGAATAGCGATTACGTTTTTACTGATAAAATTATGACTTATCTGTTTGACTTTCCACATGGAGCAAGA CCTGATGAACCACATAGAAATTGGAAAACATATTTTGATACCATCGTTGTAGACGCAAGAAAACCATTGTTTTTTGGAGAAGGTACAATTTTACGACAAGTAGACACAAAAACTGGGGCTTTGAAACTTGGAACACATAAAGGCCCGCTCCATACAG GTGAAGTTTACTCAGGAGGATCGTGCGACGTGTTCACCGAACTTATAGGCGCAAAGGGCAAAGACGTATTATATGTCGGAGATCATATTTTTGGtgatattttaaaaagtaagaAAATTCGAGGGTGGAGAACATTTTTAATAGTGCCTGAATTAGTTCAAGAGCTTCACGTTTGGACAGATAAATGTCAATTATTTGCTGAATTACAAAATTTAGATGTGATGCTAGGAGAAATGTATAA AAATTTAGATAGTAGCACAAAAGAGAAACCTGATATTTCTAAGCTTCGAGCGGCGATAAGAGATGTTACGCACAAAATGGATTTGTCTTATGGAATGATGGGCTCCCTATTTCGCAGCGGGAGTAGACAAACCTTTTTCAGTAGTCAAGTAGTTAGATATGCTGATCTTTATGCAGCAACATTCTTAAATCTGATCTATTATCCATTCTCCTACATGTTCCGAGCTCCCGCTATGTTG ATGCCTCATGAGAGCACAGTGGCGCATGAACAGAGATTTGTGATGGAAACGCCAATGATTAGTCGCTCTCGGACATTTAAACTTGTTGACGAAGAAGAAGAGCCAAGCAGACCTACA AAAACTTTATTCGTGGATTGCCCTAATAATCAAATACCACACGCAAGACCTGAAACTCCACGTAATGTAACACATACACATGACGAAGATTGCAGTGACGAAGATAGTGATTCTCAGAAGCAAGCAAACCATGTAAGATCATGTTCAAGAAATGCAAATTGTAAATGA
- the Nt5b gene encoding 5' nucleotidase B isoform X3, which translates to MELENCNSHGDHENNTPTTPQYENDPSGTKKWYRQASQRIFVNRSLHLENIKFYGFDMDYTLAEYKSPQYEQLGFTLLKDRLVSLGYPQEIKAFEYDPSFPVRGLWFDTLYGNLLKVDAYGNILVCVHGFEFLKHSQVYELYPNKFLQLDESRVYVLNTLFNLPETYLLACLIDFFTNSPQYTREKTGVKEGELTMSFKSIFQDVRNAVDWIHLHGDLKSKTIENLDEYVKKDERLPMFLNRIRESGARVFLLTNSDYVFTDKIMTYLFDFPHGARPDEPHRNWKTYFDTIVVDARKPLFFGEGTILRQVDTKTGALKLGTHKGPLHTGEVYSGGSCDVFTELIGAKGKDVLYVGDHIFGDILKSKKIRGWRTFLIVPELVQELHVWTDKCQLFAELQNLDVMLGEMYKNLDSSTKEKPDISKLRAAIRDVTHKMDLSYGMMGSLFRSGSRQTFFSSQVVRYADLYAATFLNLIYYPFSYMFRAPAMLMPHESTVAHEQRFVMETPMISRSRTFKLVDEEEEPSRPTKTLFVDCPNNQIPHARPETPRNVTHTHDEDCSDEDSDSQKQANHVRSCSRNANCK; encoded by the exons AATTTTTGTCAACCGTAGCCTTCATTTAGAAAATATCAAGTTCTATGGCTTTGATATGGACTACACTTTGGCAG AATACAAATCACCACAATATGAGCAACTGGGTTTCACATTGTTGAAGGATCGTCTAGTGTCTTTGGGATATCCCCAAGAAATTAAAGCATTTGAGTATGATCCTAGTTTCCCAGTGAGAGGGCTATGGTTTGACACTCTTTATGGGAATTTGTTGAAGGTGGATGCCTATGGAAACATCTTAGTCTGTGTTCATGGCTTTGAATTTTTGAAGCA TTCACAAGTATACGAGCTTTATCCAAATAAATTTTTACAATTGGACGAATCCAGGGTTTACGTGCTCAatacactcttcaatcttcctgaAACATATTTACTGGCGTGCCTGATAGACTTTTTTACTAACTCTCCTCAATACACGCGAGAGAAGACTGGAGTAAAAGAAGGAGAGCTTACAATGAGCTTTAAAAGTATATTTCAGGATGTTCGAAACGCAGTAGACTGGATACATCTTCATGGCGATCTCAAGAGTAAAACTATTGAAAATTTGGACGAATATGTGAAGAAGGACGAAAGATTACCCATGTTTCTTAATAGGATTCGAGAAAGCGGAGCAAGAGTGTTCCTTTTAACGAATAGCGATTACGTTTTTACTGATAAAATTATGACTTATCTGTTTGACTTTCCACATGGAGCAAGA CCTGATGAACCACATAGAAATTGGAAAACATATTTTGATACCATCGTTGTAGACGCAAGAAAACCATTGTTTTTTGGAGAAGGTACAATTTTACGACAAGTAGACACAAAAACTGGGGCTTTGAAACTTGGAACACATAAAGGCCCGCTCCATACAG GTGAAGTTTACTCAGGAGGATCGTGCGACGTGTTCACCGAACTTATAGGCGCAAAGGGCAAAGACGTATTATATGTCGGAGATCATATTTTTGGtgatattttaaaaagtaagaAAATTCGAGGGTGGAGAACATTTTTAATAGTGCCTGAATTAGTTCAAGAGCTTCACGTTTGGACAGATAAATGTCAATTATTTGCTGAATTACAAAATTTAGATGTGATGCTAGGAGAAATGTATAA AAATTTAGATAGTAGCACAAAAGAGAAACCTGATATTTCTAAGCTTCGAGCGGCGATAAGAGATGTTACGCACAAAATGGATTTGTCTTATGGAATGATGGGCTCCCTATTTCGCAGCGGGAGTAGACAAACCTTTTTCAGTAGTCAAGTAGTTAGATATGCTGATCTTTATGCAGCAACATTCTTAAATCTGATCTATTATCCATTCTCCTACATGTTCCGAGCTCCCGCTATGTTG ATGCCTCATGAGAGCACAGTGGCGCATGAACAGAGATTTGTGATGGAAACGCCAATGATTAGTCGCTCTCGGACATTTAAACTTGTTGACGAAGAAGAAGAGCCAAGCAGACCTACA AAAACTTTATTCGTGGATTGCCCTAATAATCAAATACCACACGCAAGACCTGAAACTCCACGTAATGTAACACATACACATGACGAAGATTGCAGTGACGAAGATAGTGATTCTCAGAAGCAAGCAAACCATGTAAGATCATGTTCAAGAAATGCAAATTGTAAATGA
- the Nt5b gene encoding 5' nucleotidase B isoform X4: MWLKDANDDALAATNFMNSRCNVQNEIFVNRSLHLENIKFYGFDMDYTLAEYKSPQYEQLGFTLLKDRLVSLGYPQEIKAFEYDPSFPVRGLWFDTLYGNLLKVDAYGNILVCVHGFEFLKHSQVYELYPNKFLQLDESRVYVLNTLFNLPETYLLACLIDFFTNSPQYTREKTGVKEGELTMSFKSIFQDVRNAVDWIHLHGDLKSKTIENLDEYVKKDERLPMFLNRIRESGARVFLLTNSDYVFTDKIMTYLFDFPHGARPDEPHRNWKTYFDTIVVDARKPLFFGEGTILRQVDTKTGALKLGTHKGPLHTGEVYSGGSCDVFTELIGAKGKDVLYVGDHIFGDILKSKKIRGWRTFLIVPELVQELHVWTDKCQLFAELQNLDVMLGEMYKNLDSSTKEKPDISKLRAAIRDVTHKMDLSYGMMGSLFRSGSRQTFFSSQVVRYADLYAATFLNLIYYPFSYMFRAPAMLMPHESTVAHEQRFVMETPMISRSRTFKLVDEEEEPSRPTKTLFVDCPNNQIPHARPETPRNVTHTHDEDCSDEDSDSQKQANHVRSCSRNANCK; this comes from the exons ATGTGGCTGAAGGATGCTAATGACGACGCCTTAGCGGCTACGAATTTCATGAACTCGCGATGCAACGTCCAAAACGA AATTTTTGTCAACCGTAGCCTTCATTTAGAAAATATCAAGTTCTATGGCTTTGATATGGACTACACTTTGGCAG AATACAAATCACCACAATATGAGCAACTGGGTTTCACATTGTTGAAGGATCGTCTAGTGTCTTTGGGATATCCCCAAGAAATTAAAGCATTTGAGTATGATCCTAGTTTCCCAGTGAGAGGGCTATGGTTTGACACTCTTTATGGGAATTTGTTGAAGGTGGATGCCTATGGAAACATCTTAGTCTGTGTTCATGGCTTTGAATTTTTGAAGCA TTCACAAGTATACGAGCTTTATCCAAATAAATTTTTACAATTGGACGAATCCAGGGTTTACGTGCTCAatacactcttcaatcttcctgaAACATATTTACTGGCGTGCCTGATAGACTTTTTTACTAACTCTCCTCAATACACGCGAGAGAAGACTGGAGTAAAAGAAGGAGAGCTTACAATGAGCTTTAAAAGTATATTTCAGGATGTTCGAAACGCAGTAGACTGGATACATCTTCATGGCGATCTCAAGAGTAAAACTATTGAAAATTTGGACGAATATGTGAAGAAGGACGAAAGATTACCCATGTTTCTTAATAGGATTCGAGAAAGCGGAGCAAGAGTGTTCCTTTTAACGAATAGCGATTACGTTTTTACTGATAAAATTATGACTTATCTGTTTGACTTTCCACATGGAGCAAGA CCTGATGAACCACATAGAAATTGGAAAACATATTTTGATACCATCGTTGTAGACGCAAGAAAACCATTGTTTTTTGGAGAAGGTACAATTTTACGACAAGTAGACACAAAAACTGGGGCTTTGAAACTTGGAACACATAAAGGCCCGCTCCATACAG GTGAAGTTTACTCAGGAGGATCGTGCGACGTGTTCACCGAACTTATAGGCGCAAAGGGCAAAGACGTATTATATGTCGGAGATCATATTTTTGGtgatattttaaaaagtaagaAAATTCGAGGGTGGAGAACATTTTTAATAGTGCCTGAATTAGTTCAAGAGCTTCACGTTTGGACAGATAAATGTCAATTATTTGCTGAATTACAAAATTTAGATGTGATGCTAGGAGAAATGTATAA AAATTTAGATAGTAGCACAAAAGAGAAACCTGATATTTCTAAGCTTCGAGCGGCGATAAGAGATGTTACGCACAAAATGGATTTGTCTTATGGAATGATGGGCTCCCTATTTCGCAGCGGGAGTAGACAAACCTTTTTCAGTAGTCAAGTAGTTAGATATGCTGATCTTTATGCAGCAACATTCTTAAATCTGATCTATTATCCATTCTCCTACATGTTCCGAGCTCCCGCTATGTTG ATGCCTCATGAGAGCACAGTGGCGCATGAACAGAGATTTGTGATGGAAACGCCAATGATTAGTCGCTCTCGGACATTTAAACTTGTTGACGAAGAAGAAGAGCCAAGCAGACCTACA AAAACTTTATTCGTGGATTGCCCTAATAATCAAATACCACACGCAAGACCTGAAACTCCACGTAATGTAACACATACACATGACGAAGATTGCAGTGACGAAGATAGTGATTCTCAGAAGCAAGCAAACCATGTAAGATCATGTTCAAGAAATGCAAATTGTAAATGA